The Thermasporomyces composti region TCGTACCGTCAAGTTCGTGCGCCATGGTGATCCTCCTTCACGTCGGGGAGGGCGGCGCAAGGCGTCCTTGCCCTCATGCTAGGAACGCCCGCCGTCAGGTGGTCAAGGCACGGACGTCGCTCATCCTGACGGCGTCTCCTCCTGGAGCATTCGAGCCAGCTGGGCGGCGTTGACCTGGGCGTAGTCGCGGTAGCAGTTGTTCATGACGACGTAGGTGGTGGACGCTCGCTCGGCGAGGCGGGGCAGTCGCCTGGCCCACTCGCGAAGCTCCTCCTCGGAGTACCGGTAGCCGAAGCGTTCGTAGATGTTCTTGCTCTCCCAACGGTCGCTGTGACCGTGGAACCGCACCACCGCTGTCGGAGCGGTGGCTGCGAGCACCGGGGGAACCGAGGACCGGTAGCCCTGCGGCATGTCGACGCACACCAGGGGAACGGCGTAGGAGGTGAGGAAGTCCAGGGTTTCGGCGCGGTTCTCCTCACCCAGCCACCGGTTGTTGCGGAACTCCACCGCCACGGTGTACGGATCGCACCGTTCCTTGGCGCGCAGGATGTACTCCTTGTTCCGTCGGTTGAGGGTGAACCACGGCGGGAACTGGAAGAGCAGCACCCCGAGCTTGCCCGCTTCATACAGCGGAGTGAGCGCTTGCAGGAAGCGGTCCCACACCGTCTCCACGGCGTCGGAGTCCAAGTCCTTGAGGTAGACGTTCTTTTTGTCCGTCGTCGGTCGGATGTCCTTGTAGAGCGCGGCGGTCCGGGTCGGATGTTGCGTCAGCAGGGAGAACGCCTTGACGTTGAACGTGAAGCCTGCCGGCGTGCGGTCCACCCACAGCTCGGCGTTCCGTTCGGCGGGTGGTGTGTAGTAGGTCGAGTCCACCTCAACGAGGGGAAACACCGACGAGTAGTACCGGAGCCGCTCTTCCGGGGTGTCGACGTCCGGCGGGTACCAGCCGGACGCGATGAGCGTCTTGTCGGTCCACGACGCCGTCCCGACCTTGATGTTCGCCACGCCAGTCGCGTACCACCGCGGTCGACGTGGAAACCCGCCCGGCCCGTCCACGGCGGTCGCCTCAACGGGCGGGATCCATGCGATGGATCAGCCAGTTGTTGTCGTGGGTGTGGATGAGCGCGTACCGGCCCTGCGCCGGTCCCTTTCCGTGGAGGACGACCTTGACCTCCCGGTCGTCCCATCGTTCACAGACGTACGTGCCATGGTCCCAGATGGTCACGGTGCCCGCGCCGTACTCGCCTCGCGGGATCTCCCCTTCGAAGGTGGCGTACTCGAGGGGGTGGTCTTCGGTCTGCACCGCGAGGTGGTTCTTCTTCGGATCCGTTGGAAGTCCTTTGGGCAGCGCCCACGAGACCAACACGCCCTCGCGCTCGAGTCGAAAGTCCCAGTGCAGTCGGCGCGCGTGGTGCTCCTGGATCACGAAGGTCGCGCCCCGTTGACCGGTGGCGTCGGAGGGCATGGGCTCCGGAGTCCGCTCCGACGAGCGCTTCGCGCGGTACCTCGACAGACGGTCAGTCACCCCGAGGGCGTACCCGCGCGGGTCCGCTCCTCACCTCGCGGGCCCGACGATGCCGATCCGTGACGTATCGTTGACGATTCTCACTCAGCGCCCCTAGTGTCCAGCCTCGACCGGTCTCGCGCGATCGTGACGCGCGGAAGGGAGCGGTCCACCACGTGCTCGGGGAGCGGATATGCGGACGTCGAGGTTGGTAGCGGCGTTGGTCGTACCCCTGGTCTTGGTCGCGAGCGCGGTCGGATGCACGAAGAAGACCGACACCACGACCACGGGCGACTCGGCGGGGAGCGACCAGGTCACCGTGGCGTTCGTCCCGAAGCTGCAGGGCATCCCCTACTTCGAGGCGATGAACACCGGTGGTCAGAAGGCGGCGAAGGAGCTCGGCCTGCGGTGGATCTACAAGGGCGCGACGACGGCTGACCCGGGCGCGCAGACCGACATCGTGAAGTCGCTCATCCAACAGGGCGTCGATGTCCTGGTGGTCGCGCCGAACGACCCGGACTCCATGGCACCTGTCCTCGCCCAGGCCAAGGAGCGCGGCATCCACGTCATGACCTCCGACACCGACGCGCCGAACTCGGTTCGCGAGGTGTTCGTCAACCAGGCGACGGCGGAGGGAATCGGCACCGCGATCATGGACGCCCTCGCGGAGGCGATGGGAGGAGAAGGCAAGTACGCCATCGTGTCCTGCGGGCAGACCGCGGCGAACCTCAACTCCTGGATCGAGGTGGAGAAGAAGGTCAACGCCGAGAAGTACCCCGACATGGAGCTGGTCGACGTCGTCTACGCAGGCGAGGACGAGCCTCGGGCGGTGTCGATGGCGAAGGACCTGATCAACGCCCACCCCGATCTGAAGGGGTTGATCGGCCAGTGCACCTCGTCGGCGCCGGCGGTGGCCAAGGCCGTGCGGGAGACGGGCAAGATCGGGCAAGTCTTCACGGTCGGGTTGGGAACGCCGCAGGCGATGAAGGACTACCTGGCGGACGGCTCGTCCAGCGCCTCGATCCTGTGGGACGTGGAGAACCTCGGCTACCTCACCGCGTGGGCCGGCTGGAAAGTGAGCCAAGGGGAGAGCTTCGAGGAGGTCAACCGCGTCTCCGACGCCATTCCGGACGCACGGTGGTTCCCCGACCAGAAGATGCTGCTCCTCGGTGACCCACTGGTCATCACCAAGGACAACGCCGACAACTACGACTACTGACGGTCTGGCGCGGTGACGAACGAGGCGGTGCCGGCGGGCGGTGACGTCCGTGACGGACCTCCGGCGTCTGTCACGGAGCCCTTGGGGCGCACAGCACCACCGCCCGAGCAGGCGACGGAATCCGGTGGTATCGCGGAGCCGCTCGTGCGCATGGCGGGAGTCGTCAAGCGGTACGGCGGGGTCCAGGCGCTGCGTGGTGTCGACTTCGAGGTCCGCGGGGGCGAGGTCCACGCGCTCGTCGGTGAGAACGGTGCCGGAAAGTCGACGCTCATGCGAATACTCGCCGGCGCCGAGCGTGCGGACGCCGGCACGGTCGCGGTCGCGGGCGAGACGCTCGCGGGCGGCAGCACGCAGGCGGCGATCGCCGCCGGTGTCGCCGCCGTCTACCAGGAGCCCGCCCTGTTCGGCGAGCTGACCGTCGCCGAGAACGTCTTCCTCGGTAGAGAGCTGCGCAAGCGGAGTCTCGGGGGTCTGCGCAGGGTCGACTGGGCCGCCCAACGGCGGCGCGTCACGGAGCTGCTGGAACGGCTCGGCCTCGATCCCTCGCTCGCCGACGTCCGGGTCGCGACCTGGCGGTCGCCGAGCAGCAGCTGGTGTCCATCGCCAAGGCGTTCGCTCACTCGGCGCGGGTGCTCATCCTCGACGAACCGTCGGCGATCCTCACCGACCGGGAGATCGAGGTGCTGTTCGGCGTCGTTCGGACCCTGCGCCAGGAGGGCGTGGGGGTGGTCTACATCAGCCACCGGCTGGACGAGCTAGCCAGGATCAGTGACCGCGTGACCGTCCTGCGCGACGGCGTCGTGGTGGCGACCCGACCGACGCGGGAGCTGTCGGTTCGCGCCGTCGCCGAGCTCATGGTGGGTCACGAGCTTCCGGCCGACAACCGCGTGCGTGCCGCCACGGGGTCGACGTCAGCCGCGGGGTCGACGTCAGCCGCGGAGCCCGTCCTGGAGGTGCGCCGTCTCGGTCGGGCCGGCGTGTTCGAGGACGTCGACCTGCGTGTCGGGGCGGGCGAGATCGTTGCCCTCTACGGCCTGGTCGGCTCGGGCGTGGCGGACATCGCCCGCGCCTTGTTCGGCGTCGCGCCCGCCGACCGCGGCACGGTCAGCGTCGACGGCCGCGTCGTCCGCCTGCGCAGCCCTCTCGACGCGACGCGCGCCGGCATTGCGATGCTGCCGGGCAACCGCGCCACCCAGGGTGTCTTCGCCTCCAAGTCCATCGCGTTCAACCTCTCCAGCGCCCACCTGGGTTTCCTGTCTCGGTGGGGCTGGCTCGACCGGGCACGCGAGCGCCGGGTCACGGAGCAGCTGATGGCTCGGCTCCGGGTCCGGGCGCGCGGACCCGCCACACTGGTCAGCGCGCTGTCGGGAGGGAACCAGCAGAAGACCGTCATCGCTCGGCAGCTCGTCCGCACCCCTCGGGTCCTGGTGCTCGAGGAGCCGACGCAGGGCGTGGACGTCGGCGCCAAGGAGGAGATCCACCGGATCGTCACCGACCTCGCCGAGTCCGGGAGCACGGCGGTGGTGCTGGTGTCGAGTGACCTGCCCGAGGTGCTGCGGCTCGCGACACGGGTGCTCGTGGTCCGACGGGGGAGGGTCGTGGCGGAGTTCGACGGGGGAGCGCGCCAAGCCGACGTCCTCGCGGCCGCCGCAGGGGACCAGGAGCAGGAACGATGACGACGGTGGCGCACACGCTTCGCGCGCGACGGCCGGCTGCCCGCCCGATCGAGGGACAAGAGCTCGCGCTGCTGGGTGTCCTCGTCGTCCTCTGGGGCGTGCTCGGTCTCGCGACCGACACCTTCCTGACCGGCTCCAACGTCCAGGCGATCCTCTACAACGTCGCGCCGATCGCGCTCATCGGTATCGGTATGACGGCGGTCATCGTGACGGCCGGCATCGACGTCTCCGTCGGCAGCGCCCTCGCGGTCGTCATGGTCGTCGTCGCCAAGCTGATCCGCGACGTGGGGGTGCCCGCGCCGCTGGCCATCCTCGTCGCGGTTGCGCTCGGGACCTGCCTGGGAGCGATCAACGGCGCGCTCGTGGCGTTCGGTCGGATCCACCCGATCATCGTCACGTTCGCCACGCTCAACGTGTTCCGGTTCGTCGCGTTGCGCATCTTCGACGGCCGACAGGTGACCGGCGTCCCCGACACCTTGAAGTCTCTCGGCGGAGGCGCGGACGGCCGCATCTGGGGCCTGCCCACCGCGTGGCTGCTCGCGGTGCTCCTCGGGGCGGCGATGTGGTGGTACATGCGCTCCTGGCCCACCGGCCGGCACCTGTACGCGGTCGGCGGTGACGCGAGGGCGGCTCGACTCGCCGGTGTGCGCGTGCGGCGGCGTCTGGTGTTCGCGTACGTCCTCACGGGCGCCCTCGTCGGGCTCGCCGGCTGCGTGCTCATCGGAAGCGGTGGTCTGGTCAGCCAGAACGCCGGGGAAGGACTGGAGCTCCAGGTCATCGCGGCGGTGGTCATCGGCGGCACGAGCATCATGGGCGGCCGCGGCACGGTACTGGGGACCATGCTGGGGGCCTTGCTCGTCGGCACGGTCACCAGCGCGGTGACCCTGCTGGGCTGGCCGAGCGAGCTCACGCCGCTGTTCGTCGGTGTGTTCATCCTCGTGGCGGTGGGCGTCGACCTGGTGCGAGCTCGCCGGAGGGAGGCGCGGTGACGGCAGCGGAGTCGACGACGAACGCTCGCGAGCGCGCTCGCCTCGCCCAGCTCCTCGAGTACCTGCTGACCGAGCGGGCGGTGCTGTTGGCCGTCCTGCTCGTCGGCGTCCTCGTGTGGTTCAAGGTCCTCGAGGCCGGGCAGTACCTCGTCGCGCCGTACGACCTCGGCTACCTCGCCTCGGCCCTGGAGTCCCTGGTACCGCTGTGTCTGCTGGCGTTGGCGGAGCTGCTGGTGATCGTGTCCGGGCGGGGTGGCATCGACCTGTCCGTCGGCGCCATCGTGAGCCTGGCCGGCATGGTGTTCGGGTTCTGCGTGGCCGGGGGTTGGCCGGTCCCGCTGGCCATCCTGGTCTGCCTCGTCACGGGAACACTGCTCGGCGCTGTCAACGGTGTCCTGACGGCGTACCTGCGGTTCCCCCCGCTGATCGCGACGTTGGCGACGTACTACGCATACTCGTCCCTGGCGATGGTGAGCAACGACCGAGCGCCGATCTCCACCGAGCCGGTGCAGCGGCTCTCTGCCCTCACTCGGCCGATCGACGTGTTCGGACTGTATGTGCCAAGGCACGTGTTCACGATCCTGCTGCCGTGCCTGGTCGTGGTCTGGCTCGTCGTCAACCGCTCCACGTACGGCCGGAAGCTCTACGCGGTGGGCACCAACGACGTGGCGGCGACGTTCGCGGCGCTGTCCGTCGCCCGGGTTCGGCTCGCCGCCTACACCGGCGCCGGCCTGCTCGCCGGTGTGGTGGCCGTGGTCACCGTCGCGCAGTTCGCCTCGGCTCGACCTGACGCCGGCACGGTCGGCAACGGGATGGCACTGCCGGCGATCACGATCGCGGTGCTCGGCGGTGTCGCCATCCAAGGCGGCATCGGCACGGTCGGTGGAGTGGCGATGGCCGCGCTGTTGGTGACCTGGCTCAACGCCGGTCTGCTGCTGGCGTTCGAAGGTTCGGAGGGCAGCCAGTACCAGCTGCTCGCGCTCGGGGTGGTGCTCGTCGGGTCGGCCCTGCTGAACACGATCAGCTTGCGCCGTTACGGGTGATCGCCTTAGTGACGCCAGAGAGGGCGATGGTCGCTTACTGAACGGCAAAACCCATCTATCCCGGGCGCACACATGACCCCGTCGTCGGGATGTGAACGCAGCACGGCCTTACGGTCGGTACGCTCTAAGTCTTCGCACCTACGACGACGTACATCAGCAACCTCACCTCCACGGACGATTCACCGACAACTCCGAGAATCGCACTACGGAGCTGTTGGCGCTCGCACGGAGTCATGTTAGCGATGTGACCTAGCGAAAGCTGAAGTGACGCGAACCGTTCCGGTGACATCGGAACAATTCGGTCCATCCACCAGTGTACTGAAGGTCTAAAGTAGCCACTGGACGACATCTCAGTTCGACCTTCAGCACACAGCAATTGAAGCTGATCGACAAAGTCATCGTCGCGGACCAAATCCGGGCTTAGGTCGTGAAAAATCGAGTTCAGCGCCCGCC contains the following coding sequences:
- a CDS encoding DUF72 domain-containing protein; this encodes MANIKVGTASWTDKTLIASGWYPPDVDTPEERLRYYSSVFPLVEVDSTYYTPPAERNAELWVDRTPAGFTFNVKAFSLLTQHPTRTAALYKDIRPTTDKKNVYLKDLDSDAVETVWDRFLQALTPLYEAGKLGVLLFQFPPWFTLNRRNKEYILRAKERCDPYTVAVEFRNNRWLGEENRAETLDFLTSYAVPLVCVDMPQGYRSSVPPVLAATAPTAVVRFHGHSDRWESKNIYERFGYRYSEEELREWARRLPRLAERASTTYVVMNNCYRDYAQVNAAQLARMLQEETPSG
- a CDS encoding DNA polymerase ligase N-terminal domain-containing protein — its product is MTDRLSRYRAKRSSERTPEPMPSDATGQRGATFVIQEHHARRLHWDFRLEREGVLVSWALPKGLPTDPKKNHLAVQTEDHPLEYATFEGEIPRGEYGAGTVTIWDHGTYVCERWDDREVKVVLHGKGPAQGRYALIHTHDNNWLIHRMDPAR
- a CDS encoding autoinducer 2 ABC transporter substrate-binding protein, with the protein product MRTSRLVAALVVPLVLVASAVGCTKKTDTTTTGDSAGSDQVTVAFVPKLQGIPYFEAMNTGGQKAAKELGLRWIYKGATTADPGAQTDIVKSLIQQGVDVLVVAPNDPDSMAPVLAQAKERGIHVMTSDTDAPNSVREVFVNQATAEGIGTAIMDALAEAMGGEGKYAIVSCGQTAANLNSWIEVEKKVNAEKYPDMELVDVVYAGEDEPRAVSMAKDLINAHPDLKGLIGQCTSSAPAVAKAVRETGKIGQVFTVGLGTPQAMKDYLADGSSSASILWDVENLGYLTAWAGWKVSQGESFEEVNRVSDAIPDARWFPDQKMLLLGDPLVITKDNADNYDY
- a CDS encoding ATP-binding cassette domain-containing protein → MTNEAVPAGGDVRDGPPASVTEPLGRTAPPPEQATESGGIAEPLVRMAGVVKRYGGVQALRGVDFEVRGGEVHALVGENGAGKSTLMRILAGAERADAGTVAVAGETLAGGSTQAAIAAGVAAVYQEPALFGELTVAENVFLGRELRKRSLGGLRRVDWAAQRRRVTELLERLGLDPSLADVRVATWRSPSSSWCPSPRRSLTRRGCSSSTNRRRSSPTGRSRCCSASFGPCARRAWGWSTSATGWTS
- a CDS encoding ATP-binding cassette domain-containing protein → MVGHELPADNRVRAATGSTSAAGSTSAAEPVLEVRRLGRAGVFEDVDLRVGAGEIVALYGLVGSGVADIARALFGVAPADRGTVSVDGRVVRLRSPLDATRAGIAMLPGNRATQGVFASKSIAFNLSSAHLGFLSRWGWLDRARERRVTEQLMARLRVRARGPATLVSALSGGNQQKTVIARQLVRTPRVLVLEEPTQGVDVGAKEEIHRIVTDLAESGSTAVVLVSSDLPEVLRLATRVLVVRRGRVVAEFDGGARQADVLAAAAGDQEQER
- a CDS encoding ABC transporter permease; the protein is MTTVAHTLRARRPAARPIEGQELALLGVLVVLWGVLGLATDTFLTGSNVQAILYNVAPIALIGIGMTAVIVTAGIDVSVGSALAVVMVVVAKLIRDVGVPAPLAILVAVALGTCLGAINGALVAFGRIHPIIVTFATLNVFRFVALRIFDGRQVTGVPDTLKSLGGGADGRIWGLPTAWLLAVLLGAAMWWYMRSWPTGRHLYAVGGDARAARLAGVRVRRRLVFAYVLTGALVGLAGCVLIGSGGLVSQNAGEGLELQVIAAVVIGGTSIMGGRGTVLGTMLGALLVGTVTSAVTLLGWPSELTPLFVGVFILVAVGVDLVRARRREAR
- a CDS encoding ABC transporter permease, translating into MTAAESTTNARERARLAQLLEYLLTERAVLLAVLLVGVLVWFKVLEAGQYLVAPYDLGYLASALESLVPLCLLALAELLVIVSGRGGIDLSVGAIVSLAGMVFGFCVAGGWPVPLAILVCLVTGTLLGAVNGVLTAYLRFPPLIATLATYYAYSSLAMVSNDRAPISTEPVQRLSALTRPIDVFGLYVPRHVFTILLPCLVVVWLVVNRSTYGRKLYAVGTNDVAATFAALSVARVRLAAYTGAGLLAGVVAVVTVAQFASARPDAGTVGNGMALPAITIAVLGGVAIQGGIGTVGGVAMAALLVTWLNAGLLLAFEGSEGSQYQLLALGVVLVGSALLNTISLRRYG